A window from Pseudooceanicola algae encodes these proteins:
- a CDS encoding DUF3035 domain-containing protein — MKMARGLRLFANGLKTGLVGCVVIGALAACSSEDTLRSFRDTSPGPEEFNVVPTKPLQTPENLASLPVPTPGGSNRVDPTPKADAVAALGGNAAALNSTAVPSSDGALLSYAGRAGVDPSIRASLAAEDAEFRRKEARWTSLNPFNIDRYYRAYEDQTLQPRDVAEAYRRAGYDTPSYPPQ; from the coding sequence ATGAAGATGGCACGAGGGCTGCGCCTTTTTGCGAATGGTCTGAAAACGGGCCTGGTCGGCTGCGTCGTTATCGGCGCGCTGGCGGCTTGCAGCAGCGAAGACACGCTGCGCAGCTTCCGGGACACCAGTCCGGGGCCGGAAGAATTCAACGTCGTTCCGACCAAGCCGCTGCAGACGCCGGAAAACCTGGCATCCCTGCCGGTGCCGACACCGGGTGGCAGCAACCGGGTCGATCCGACGCCCAAGGCCGATGCCGTCGCCGCCCTTGGTGGCAATGCCGCGGCGCTGAACAGCACCGCCGTGCCGTCGTCCGATGGCGCGCTGCTGTCCTATGCCGGGCGCGCCGGGGTCGATCCGTCGATCCGTGCCTCCCTCGCGGCCGAGGATGCGGAATTCCGCCGCAAGGAAGCGCGCTGGACCTCTCTCAACCCGTTCAACATCGACCGCTATTACCGCGCCTACGAAGATCAGACCCTTCAGCCGCGCGACGTGGCCGAGGCCTATCGCCGCGCCGGTTACGACACCCCGAGCTATCCACCCCAATAA
- the rlmN gene encoding 23S rRNA (adenine(2503)-C(2))-methyltransferase RlmN produces the protein MGASAPITQDVMTIPRKAAEGPLNLVGLTRPALLEALVAIGTPEKQARMRVNQLWQWIYHWGVRDFAQMTNLAKDFRAKLAENFVIALPEIVSKQVSDDSTRKYLVRIAGGHEVEVVYIPEADRGTLCISSQVGCTLTCSFCHTGTQKLVRNLTAGEIVGQVMLARDDLGEWPVPGAPKDETRLLSNVVLMGMGEPLYNFDNVRDAMKIAMDPEGISLSRRRITLSTSGVVPEIAKCAEEIGCLLAVSFHATTDETRDKLVPINKRWNIETLLSTLKEYPRLSNSERITFEYVMLKDVNDSDADARRLVKLISGIPAKINLIPFNEWPGAPYQRSDWTRIKAFADIIYKAGYASPIRTPRGEDIMAACGQLKSATERARKSRAQIAAETGL, from the coding sequence ATGGGCGCCAGCGCCCCGATCACGCAGGATGTCATGACGATCCCCCGGAAAGCTGCCGAGGGGCCGTTGAACCTTGTCGGTCTGACGCGGCCGGCATTGCTTGAGGCGCTGGTCGCGATCGGTACGCCGGAAAAGCAGGCCAGGATGCGGGTCAACCAGTTGTGGCAATGGATTTACCACTGGGGCGTGCGCGATTTTGCGCAAATGACCAACCTCGCCAAGGATTTCCGAGCCAAACTGGCCGAGAACTTCGTGATTGCCCTGCCCGAGATCGTGTCAAAGCAGGTCTCCGACGATAGTACGCGAAAATACCTTGTCCGCATCGCTGGTGGTCACGAGGTCGAGGTCGTCTATATCCCGGAGGCTGATCGCGGCACGCTTTGCATCTCGTCCCAGGTGGGCTGCACGCTGACCTGCTCCTTCTGTCACACCGGCACCCAGAAGCTGGTGCGCAACCTGACGGCAGGGGAAATCGTCGGCCAGGTGATGCTGGCACGCGATGACCTTGGCGAATGGCCGGTGCCCGGTGCGCCCAAGGATGAAACCCGCTTGCTGTCCAATGTCGTGCTGATGGGCATGGGCGAACCGCTCTACAATTTCGACAATGTCCGCGACGCGATGAAGATCGCCATGGACCCCGAGGGCATCTCGCTTTCGCGGCGCCGGATCACGCTGTCGACCTCGGGTGTCGTGCCCGAAATCGCCAAATGCGCCGAAGAAATCGGCTGCCTGCTGGCCGTCTCCTTCCACGCCACCACGGACGAGACCCGCGACAAGCTGGTTCCGATCAACAAGCGCTGGAACATCGAGACCTTGCTGAGCACGCTCAAGGAATATCCGCGCCTGTCCAACAGCGAACGGATCACCTTCGAATATGTCATGCTGAAGGATGTGAACGACAGCGATGCCGATGCCCGCCGGCTGGTCAAGCTGATCTCGGGCATCCCGGCCAAGATCAACCTGATCCCCTTCAACGAATGGCCCGGAGCGCCCTATCAGCGTTCGGACTGGACCCGGATCAAGGCTTTTGCGGATATCATCTACAAGGCAGGCTACGCCTCGCCCATCCGCACCCCGCGCGGCGAAGACATCATGGCCGCCTGCGGTCAGCTGAAGTCGGCCACTGAAAGGGCGCGTAAATCCCGTGCCCAGATCGCTGCCGAAACCGGCCTCTGA
- a CDS encoding invasion associated locus B family protein, with the protein MTSRILGVALAVLAVAGSQAMAQTVSENQVAVMTDWSVFEEPDPKECWAVSQPKETVNTRNGQVVSVRRSEIRLMAFFRPGAELAGQVAFTGGYPFADGSTVSMAVDNKTFELYTQGEWAWPANAGDDASILAALKAGTDAVLTARSGRGTVTKDTFSLMGFTAAVEDSASRCK; encoded by the coding sequence ATGACATCTCGGATTTTGGGGGTCGCCCTCGCCGTTCTCGCGGTTGCAGGCAGCCAGGCCATGGCGCAGACCGTGAGCGAAAACCAGGTTGCGGTCATGACCGACTGGAGTGTTTTCGAGGAACCCGATCCCAAGGAATGCTGGGCTGTTTCCCAGCCCAAGGAAACAGTGAACACCCGCAACGGCCAGGTCGTTTCGGTCCGCCGGAGCGAGATCCGCTTGATGGCTTTCTTCCGACCAGGCGCGGAATTGGCCGGTCAGGTGGCCTTTACCGGCGGGTATCCCTTTGCGGATGGCTCCACGGTCAGCATGGCTGTGGATAACAAGACGTTCGAGCTTTACACGCAGGGTGAATGGGCTTGGCCGGCCAATGCCGGTGATGATGCGAGCATCCTTGCGGCGCTGAAAGCCGGCACCGATGCGGTGCTGACAGCGCGATCCGGGCGTGGCACGGTGACCAAGGATACCTTCTCGCTCATGGGGTTCACGGCAGCGGTCGAAGACAGCGCCTCGCGCTGCAAATAG
- a CDS encoding M16 family metallopeptidase: MLRRLAAGALTLAIMSTALAAPALSQETTSDLVTDFTLDNGLQVVVIEDHRAPVVVQMVWYRAGSADEQPGVSGIAHFLEHLMFKATDTLETGEFSAVVAENGGTDNAFTSFDTTAYHQRVAADRLPIMMQMEADRMVNLNLTEDVIATERDVILEERNMRIDSDPGALFQEQMRAAQYLNHHYGIPVIGWRHEMEELDLDDAEAFYKTYYAPNNATLIVAGDVTPEGVRALAEEYYGPIPANPDLPDRIRPQEPPQLAERLLRFSDPRIAQPYVTRTYLAPERDSGAQEEAAALVMLSQLLGGGQTGYLTEKLVLEQKIAVYTSAYYSATSLDDTVFGTYVVPAPGTSLEEAEAAMDAALASFVEEGVDEEDLDRIKLQIRAQDIYDRDDVAGLARMYGTALTRGLTIEDIQAWPGILQEVTPDQIIAAAQEVLNRDRAVTGYVMSEETQQ, from the coding sequence ATGCTGAGACGGCTCGCCGCCGGGGCGCTGACCCTGGCCATAATGAGCACAGCCCTTGCCGCGCCCGCCCTGTCGCAGGAAACGACATCGGATCTGGTGACGGATTTCACCCTGGATAACGGGTTGCAGGTGGTGGTGATCGAAGATCACCGGGCGCCGGTCGTGGTGCAGATGGTCTGGTATCGCGCCGGATCGGCGGACGAACAGCCCGGTGTCTCCGGCATTGCGCATTTTCTTGAGCACCTGATGTTCAAGGCAACGGATACGCTGGAGACGGGCGAGTTTTCCGCCGTGGTGGCCGAGAACGGCGGCACGGACAATGCCTTTACCAGCTTCGACACCACCGCCTATCACCAGCGTGTCGCGGCCGACCGCCTGCCGATCATGATGCAGATGGAAGCCGACCGAATGGTGAACCTGAACCTGACCGAGGATGTGATCGCCACCGAACGCGATGTCATCCTGGAAGAACGCAACATGCGCATCGACAGCGACCCCGGCGCTCTGTTTCAGGAACAGATGCGGGCGGCGCAATACCTGAACCACCACTATGGCATCCCGGTCATCGGCTGGCGGCACGAGATGGAGGAACTGGATCTGGATGATGCAGAGGCTTTCTACAAGACCTATTACGCGCCCAACAACGCGACCCTGATCGTCGCCGGCGACGTGACCCCCGAAGGCGTGCGTGCGCTGGCCGAGGAATACTACGGCCCGATCCCCGCCAACCCCGACCTGCCGGACCGCATTCGCCCGCAAGAGCCACCGCAACTGGCCGAACGGCTGCTGCGCTTCAGCGATCCGCGGATTGCGCAACCTTACGTGACCCGGACCTATCTGGCACCGGAACGGGATTCGGGCGCGCAGGAAGAGGCCGCCGCCCTGGTGATGCTGTCCCAGCTGCTGGGTGGCGGACAGACCGGTTACCTGACGGAAAAGCTGGTTCTGGAACAGAAGATCGCGGTCTATACATCGGCCTATTACAGCGCCACATCGCTGGATGACACGGTCTTTGGCACCTATGTGGTGCCGGCCCCCGGTACCAGCCTTGAAGAGGCCGAAGCGGCCATGGACGCCGCCCTTGCCAGCTTTGTCGAGGAGGGCGTCGATGAAGAGGACCTCGACCGGATCAAGCTGCAGATCCGGGCGCAGGACATCTATGATCGCGACGACGTGGCTGGCCTGGCGCGGATGTATGGCACTGCCCTGACACGTGGCCTGACGATCGAGGATATCCAGGCATGGCCCGGTATCCTGCAGGAGGTCACGCCGGATCAGATCATCGCCGCCGCGCAGGAGGTCCTGAACCGCGACCGAGCGGTCACCGGATACGTGATGAGCGAGGAGACCCAACAATGA
- the purH gene encoding bifunctional phosphoribosylaminoimidazolecarboxamide formyltransferase/IMP cyclohydrolase yields the protein MTETLALYPLRRALISVSDKTGLIDLARSLASRGVELLSTGGSAGMLREAGLEVTDVADVTGFPEMMDGRVKTLHPKVHGGLLALRDDAGHVAAMNEHDITPIDLLIVNLYPFEETVAKGADYDTCIENIDIGGPAMIRAAAKNHRFVSVVTDTEDYAALLEELDEHDGQTTYAFRQKLALNAYARTGAYDAAVSAWMTGALGQEAPRRRVFGGTLAQTLRYGENPHQKAGFYRDGSSRPGVASATQVQGKELSYNNINDTDAAFELVSEFLPGNGPACAIIKHANPCGVARGETLREAYMRAFDCDRTSAFGGIIALNEALNAETAEEIAQIFTEVIIAPGADEKAREILAKKKNLRLLLTDGLADPLTAGLMVKQVSGGFLVQDKDSGHIDMDDLRVVTKRAPSDKEMADLLFAWKVAKHVKSNAIVYVKDGATVGVGAGQMSRVDSCRIAARKSHDMAEALGLAEPLTKGSVVASDAFFPFADGLLTAAEAGATAVIQPGGSMRDQDVIDAADDAGLAMVMTRMRHFRH from the coding sequence ATGACCGAGACCCTCGCGCTTTACCCCCTGCGTCGCGCCCTGATTTCCGTATCCGACAAGACCGGCCTGATCGACCTGGCCAGGTCGCTTGCCAGTCGCGGGGTCGAGCTGCTGTCGACCGGCGGCAGCGCCGGGATGCTGCGCGAGGCCGGGCTGGAGGTCACCGACGTGGCCGATGTCACCGGCTTCCCGGAAATGATGGACGGGCGCGTCAAGACCCTGCATCCCAAGGTGCACGGCGGTCTGTTGGCGCTGCGCGACGACGCCGGCCATGTCGCGGCGATGAACGAACATGACATCACCCCGATCGACCTGCTGATCGTGAACCTGTATCCGTTCGAGGAAACCGTCGCCAAGGGCGCGGATTACGACACCTGCATCGAGAATATCGACATCGGCGGCCCGGCCATGATCCGGGCGGCGGCGAAGAACCACAGGTTCGTCTCGGTTGTCACCGATACCGAAGACTACGCCGCGCTGCTGGAAGAACTGGACGAACATGACGGCCAGACGACTTACGCCTTCCGACAGAAGCTGGCGCTGAACGCCTATGCCCGCACCGGCGCCTATGACGCGGCCGTTTCCGCCTGGATGACCGGCGCGCTTGGCCAGGAGGCGCCGCGCCGCCGGGTCTTTGGCGGCACCCTGGCGCAGACCCTGCGCTATGGCGAGAACCCGCACCAGAAGGCGGGCTTCTACCGCGACGGCTCGTCCCGGCCCGGCGTGGCTTCGGCCACTCAGGTGCAGGGCAAGGAGCTGAGCTACAACAACATCAACGACACCGATGCCGCATTCGAGCTGGTGTCGGAATTCCTGCCCGGCAACGGCCCGGCCTGCGCGATCATCAAGCACGCCAACCCCTGCGGCGTGGCGCGCGGCGAGACCCTGCGCGAAGCCTACATGCGCGCCTTCGACTGCGACCGGACTTCGGCCTTCGGCGGGATCATCGCGCTGAACGAGGCGCTGAATGCCGAAACCGCCGAGGAGATCGCGCAGATCTTCACCGAGGTCATCATCGCGCCGGGTGCCGATGAAAAGGCGCGCGAGATCCTCGCGAAGAAGAAGAACCTGCGCCTGCTGCTGACCGATGGCCTGGCGGATCCGCTGACCGCCGGCCTGATGGTCAAGCAGGTCTCGGGCGGCTTCCTGGTGCAGGACAAGGATTCGGGTCACATCGACATGGACGACCTGCGGGTGGTGACGAAACGCGCGCCCTCGGACAAGGAAATGGCCGATCTGCTGTTCGCCTGGAAGGTCGCCAAGCACGTGAAGTCCAACGCCATCGTCTACGTCAAGGATGGCGCGACCGTCGGCGTCGGGGCCGGCCAGATGAGCCGCGTCGACAGCTGCCGGATCGCCGCCCGCAAGAGCCATGACATGGCCGAGGCGCTTGGCCTTGCCGAGCCGCTGACCAAGGGATCGGTCGTGGCCTCGGATGCTTTCTTCCCCTTCGCGGACGGCCTGCTGACGGCGGCGGAAGCTGGGGCGACGGCTGTCATTCAGCCCGGTGGCTCGATGCGGGATCAGGATGTGATCGACGCGGCAGATGACGCGGGGCTGGCCATGGTGATGACCCGCATGCGCCATTTCCGGCACTGA
- the lspA gene encoding signal peptidase II: MRIVFWAGFWVFLADQLSKYLVVHFLDLQALKEIDVIPGFVAFHMAWNDGINFGLLSQGNTNGRWILIGIALVICAGVLFWVHRERPRRIGLIAAGFLVGGALGNVVDRLLYGAVADFMNVSCCGIVNPYAFNIADVAIFVGAVMLVFLPAEKGT; the protein is encoded by the coding sequence ATGCGTATCGTTTTCTGGGCCGGGTTCTGGGTGTTCCTTGCGGATCAGCTGAGCAAGTACCTCGTGGTGCATTTCCTAGACCTGCAGGCGTTGAAGGAAATCGACGTCATTCCGGGTTTCGTGGCCTTCCACATGGCCTGGAACGACGGCATCAACTTTGGCCTGTTGTCGCAAGGCAACACCAACGGACGCTGGATCCTGATCGGCATCGCCCTGGTGATCTGCGCCGGGGTCCTGTTCTGGGTGCACCGCGAAAGACCGCGGCGGATCGGGCTGATCGCGGCAGGTTTCCTGGTGGGCGGCGCGCTTGGCAATGTGGTGGACCGGCTGCTTTACGGGGCCGTGGCGGATTTCATGAACGTTTCCTGCTGCGGGATCGTGAACCCCTATGCCTTCAATATCGCGGATGTCGCGATCTTTGTGGGCGCAGTGATGCTGGTCTTCCTGCCGGCCGAGAAAGGGACGTGA
- a CDS encoding asparaginase: MEIAATRDATLSGADKLVEVWRGPICESIHFGHAAIVDANGQVIRAWGDPDTIILPRSSCKMLQALPLLESGAADAAGLTDRQLALSCASHNGAAIHSEAVTDWLAQLGLSETDLRCGPQEPADIPARDALIKTDSSPCQIHNNCSGKHAGFLTFNRHIGGGSEYGEADHPVQKAVREAFESTTGLDSPGYAIDGCSAPNYATSVTGLARAMAFFANAHKGGSIREKSAARLTAAMASYPEMVAGETRACTELMRAMKGRVTVKTGAEAVFVAIIPDLGLGVALKILDGSTRASECAIAAILADLGVLDPNSQAARNRMNVPLLNRRGIDCGSIRPASGFPA; the protein is encoded by the coding sequence ATGGAGATCGCTGCAACAAGGGACGCCACCCTGTCGGGAGCCGACAAACTGGTCGAAGTCTGGCGCGGTCCGATCTGCGAATCAATCCATTTTGGCCATGCCGCAATCGTCGACGCCAACGGACAGGTGATCCGGGCCTGGGGCGACCCGGACACCATCATCCTGCCGCGCTCTTCCTGCAAGATGTTGCAGGCGCTGCCGCTGCTGGAAAGCGGCGCCGCCGATGCAGCGGGCCTGACCGACAGGCAGTTGGCGCTTTCCTGCGCCTCCCATAACGGGGCGGCCATCCATAGCGAAGCGGTGACCGACTGGCTGGCGCAGCTTGGCCTGTCCGAAACCGACCTGCGCTGCGGCCCCCAGGAACCGGCCGATATTCCCGCCCGCGACGCCCTGATCAAGACCGACAGCAGCCCTTGCCAGATCCACAACAATTGCTCGGGCAAGCACGCCGGCTTCCTGACGTTCAACCGCCACATCGGCGGCGGCAGCGAATACGGCGAGGCGGATCACCCGGTCCAGAAGGCCGTGCGCGAGGCCTTCGAATCCACCACCGGGCTCGACAGCCCCGGCTACGCCATCGACGGCTGCTCGGCGCCTAATTACGCGACCTCCGTCACCGGCCTCGCCCGCGCCATGGCCTTCTTCGCCAATGCCCACAAGGGCGGTTCGATTCGGGAAAAATCCGCCGCCCGGTTGACCGCCGCCATGGCCAGCTACCCCGAGATGGTCGCCGGCGAAACCCGCGCCTGCACCGAACTCATGCGCGCCATGAAGGGACGTGTCACGGTCAAGACCGGCGCCGAAGCCGTCTTTGTCGCGATCATTCCCGATCTCGGCCTCGGCGTTGCGCTCAAGATCCTCGACGGCAGCACGCGGGCCTCGGAATGCGCCATTGCGGCGATCCTTGCCGATCTGGGCGTCCTCGACCCGAACAGCCAGGCCGCCCGCAATCGCATGAATGTCCCGCTGCTGAACCGCCGCGGCATCGATTGCGGCAGTATCCGCCCCGCTTCCGGCTTCCCGGCCTGA
- a CDS encoding ChrR family anti-sigma-E factor: MTVTHHIHDSMLAAYAAGRLPQAFEMVVAAHVSLCDHCRAALETHQFVGGTLLETGQTEDLSAGALDTLMARLDDNLSEAPNEVAQVNRRMGIYPGPVARALGQRPPRWRAAGGGVRQTILFENGKSSARLLYIPGGMAVPDHGHNGTELTMVLQGAFHDETGHFGPGDVEIADESLEHTPIADPGPACICLAATDARLRFTSLLPRLAQPFLRI; the protein is encoded by the coding sequence ATGACCGTGACCCATCATATCCACGATTCCATGCTGGCCGCCTATGCCGCCGGTCGGCTGCCGCAAGCGTTCGAGATGGTCGTCGCCGCGCATGTGTCGCTGTGCGACCACTGCCGCGCCGCGCTTGAAACCCATCAATTCGTTGGCGGCACCTTGCTGGAGACCGGCCAGACCGAGGACCTGTCCGCAGGGGCGCTCGACACCCTGATGGCGCGGCTTGACGACAATCTCTCCGAGGCGCCCAACGAAGTGGCCCAGGTCAATCGCCGCATGGGAATTTATCCCGGCCCCGTGGCCCGTGCGCTCGGGCAGAGACCGCCGCGCTGGCGCGCCGCCGGTGGGGGTGTGCGCCAGACGATCCTGTTCGAAAACGGCAAGAGTTCTGCCCGGTTGCTTTATATTCCCGGCGGCATGGCCGTGCCCGATCATGGCCACAACGGAACCGAGCTGACCATGGTCCTTCAGGGCGCCTTCCACGATGAAACCGGACACTTCGGGCCCGGAGACGTGGAAATCGCCGACGAATCTCTGGAACATACGCCGATTGCGGATCCTGGTCCGGCCTGTATCTGCCTTGCCGCGACCGATGCACGCCTGCGCTTTACCTCGCTGCTGCCCCGGCTTGCCCAGCCGTTCCTGCGGATCTGA
- a CDS encoding M16 family metallopeptidase: protein MMRFVLPLVASLLTAPLLAGAAIAETDIQPVTSPGGIDAWLVEEHSIPFVALELRFAGGASMDLADKRGATYLMTALLEEGSGEMDSQEFAKATDALAASFSFDVSSDALSISARFLSENRDEAVDLLHQSLVDTTFPEDAIARVQGQITSSLRSDEQDPQTIGSRAFAAMAFGDHPYGSPVEGTIDSVEALNRDDMFTARDNVLVRDRVSVAAVGDITPEELGALLDHLLGDLPEGGAPLPQMAELSLTPGVTIIPFDTPQAQVIWGQEGLGLEDPDFFPAFILNTILGGGGFESRLMHEVREKRGLTYGVYSWIADRDYADLWQGAVASGNERVAEAILVIRDEWSRIAEDGVTEEELEAAKKYMTGEYPLRFDGNGPIASILVSMQHDGMSIDYPDSRNDRVNAVTLEDINRVAKTWLDPDKLRFVVVGQPEDLDEVN, encoded by the coding sequence ATGATGCGCTTCGTCCTTCCCCTTGTCGCCAGCCTGCTGACCGCTCCGCTGCTGGCCGGGGCCGCTATCGCGGAAACCGACATCCAGCCCGTCACCAGCCCCGGCGGCATCGACGCCTGGCTGGTCGAGGAGCATTCCATCCCCTTCGTCGCGCTGGAATTGCGCTTTGCCGGGGGGGCGTCGATGGACCTCGCCGACAAGCGCGGCGCGACCTATCTGATGACCGCCCTGCTTGAAGAAGGCTCGGGCGAGATGGATTCGCAGGAATTTGCCAAGGCGACCGACGCGCTGGCGGCGAGTTTCAGTTTCGACGTTTCGTCCGATGCGCTGTCGATCTCGGCCCGCTTCCTGAGCGAGAACCGGGACGAGGCCGTGGATCTGCTGCATCAGAGCCTGGTCGACACGACCTTCCCCGAGGATGCCATCGCGCGGGTGCAGGGGCAGATCACCTCGTCCCTGCGGTCGGACGAACAGGATCCCCAGACCATCGGGTCGCGGGCCTTTGCGGCGATGGCCTTTGGCGATCACCCCTATGGCAGCCCGGTCGAAGGCACGATCGACAGCGTCGAGGCGCTGAACCGGGACGACATGTTTACCGCGCGCGACAACGTGCTGGTGCGTGACCGGGTGAGCGTGGCCGCGGTCGGGGATATTACGCCGGAGGAACTGGGCGCGCTGCTGGATCACCTGCTGGGCGATCTGCCGGAGGGCGGGGCGCCGCTGCCGCAGATGGCCGAGCTGAGCCTGACCCCCGGTGTGACGATCATCCCCTTCGACACGCCCCAGGCGCAGGTGATCTGGGGGCAGGAGGGGCTGGGCCTTGAAGATCCCGACTTCTTCCCCGCGTTCATCCTGAACACGATCCTTGGCGGTGGCGGGTTTGAAAGCCGCCTGATGCATGAGGTGCGCGAAAAGCGCGGGCTGACCTATGGCGTCTATTCCTGGATCGCGGATCGCGATTACGCGGATCTGTGGCAGGGGGCTGTCGCCTCGGGCAATGAACGGGTGGCCGAGGCCATTTTGGTGATTCGCGATGAATGGAGCCGCATTGCCGAGGATGGCGTCACCGAGGAAGAGCTTGAGGCCGCCAAGAAGTACATGACCGGGGAATATCCGCTGCGCTTCGACGGCAACGGGCCAATTGCCTCGATCCTGGTCAGCATGCAGCATGACGGGATGTCGATCGATTATCCAGACAGCCGCAATGACCGGGTGAACGCGGTGACGCTGGAAGATATCAACCGCGTCGCGAAGACATGGCTCGATCCGGACAAGTTGCGCTTTGTAGTGGTTGGCCAGCCCGAAGACCTTGACGAGGTGAATTGA